The nucleotide sequence TTATTCTGAATTCTTGTTATTTTTCATCTTTGTTAATTTTCATTGTTTTTTTATTTCCCTCTTGACTTATTACCGGAGACTAAAATTCCATAATTTTTAAATCTTCTGGAACTATTAATTCTGCATCTGTTATCTTTTTTAATTCTTCTAATGTAATATCTGGAGCAATTTCTTTCAATATTAAACCATCATCCGAAGGCTCTATTACAGCATATTCTGTTACTATTAAATCTACTCTCCTCACAGATGTAAGAGGTAGATTGCATTTTTTTACTATTTTTGGATTACCTTTTGCAGTATGAGTCATAGCAACAATAACTTTTTTTGCTCCTGTAACTAAATCCATAGCTCCTCCCATACCTGGTATCAATTTACCAGGGACCATCCAATTAGCTAAATGCCCTTCCTCATCAACTTGCAAACCACCTAAAACTGTATAGTCAAGATGACCTCCTCTTATCAATGCAAATGAAAATGATGTATCAAATGTCATTGCCCCTGGAACAGTGTCAATATATCTTCCACCTGCATTTGTTAAATACTCATTTGCATACTCTTCAGTTACTTCAGAACCTATTCCTAAAACACCATTTTCTCCATGAAAGAATATATTCATATCTTTAGGAACATAATTTGCAACTAAAGTTGGTAATCCTATACCTAAATTTACTATATTTCCAGGTTTAAATTCTTTAGCAACTCTTTTTGCTATTCTTTCTTTTGCGTCCATTATTTTCTCCCCCTTACTACCACATAATCAACAAGTGCTCCTGGAATTTCTACTTCATTAGGACTAATAGATCCTGTTGGAACGATCTCATCAACTTCTACAATCACTAAATCAGCAGCCATTGCTATTATAGGATTAAAATTTCTTGCTGTATATGAAAATTGAAGATTTCCAACATGATCTGCCCTTTTAGCCTTTACT is from Marinitoga sp. 38H-ov and encodes:
- a CDS encoding 3-oxoacid CoA-transferase subunit B, which gives rise to MDAKERIAKRVAKEFKPGNIVNLGIGLPTLVANYVPKDMNIFFHGENGVLGIGSEVTEEYANEYLTNAGGRYIDTVPGAMTFDTSFSFALIRGGHLDYTVLGGLQVDEEGHLANWMVPGKLIPGMGGAMDLVTGAKKVIVAMTHTAKGNPKIVKKCNLPLTSVRRVDLIVTEYAVIEPSDDGLILKEIAPDITLEELKKITDAELIVPEDLKIMEF